A window from Catalinimonas alkaloidigena encodes these proteins:
- a CDS encoding aldo/keto reductase, giving the protein MNTSTSLIAPTYQPDLNHRHPAFQKGSRLVYGTSGLGGVWGNVDPEESIACLLYAFEQGIGSVDTSPSYSRAEEFLGKALQRWRGERPFLSTKVGRLPAEKADECYVDYSPESMRRSVLTSLEKLGVDQVDLLFLHEPHLVPLDRMEEILDTLRSFQAEGYTRMLGVGGNPTDGFRPFVTQENFQVVSGFLKLDACNLSAFQQDLPHFQKHGIAYYAASALHMALLGNRFEAYVAEPPNTAWITTDDVATAQAVNAIAQQHNLPLASLAQRYLFSIKEADRIVMGARTISQIEATIRDWQAGVLPRDLFDAVTAAIVQQRS; this is encoded by the coding sequence ATGAACACCTCTACCTCGCTCATCGCTCCTACCTATCAGCCCGACCTGAACCACCGCCATCCTGCCTTTCAGAAGGGCAGTCGGCTGGTGTACGGCACGTCGGGCCTTGGAGGCGTCTGGGGAAACGTCGATCCGGAAGAAAGCATCGCTTGCCTGTTGTATGCCTTCGAGCAAGGCATCGGTTCGGTCGATACGTCGCCGTCGTACAGCCGTGCGGAAGAGTTTCTGGGCAAAGCCCTGCAACGCTGGCGCGGCGAGCGCCCGTTTCTCAGCACCAAAGTAGGACGGCTGCCCGCCGAAAAAGCCGATGAGTGTTACGTTGATTACTCCCCGGAAAGCATGCGGCGCAGCGTGCTGACCAGCCTGGAGAAACTGGGCGTCGATCAGGTGGACCTGCTGTTTCTGCACGAGCCGCACCTGGTTCCGCTCGATCGTATGGAGGAGATTCTGGATACGCTGCGTTCTTTCCAGGCCGAAGGCTACACGCGGATGCTGGGCGTAGGGGGCAATCCGACCGACGGCTTCCGGCCGTTCGTCACGCAGGAGAATTTCCAGGTAGTGTCGGGCTTCCTGAAACTGGACGCCTGCAACCTCTCGGCTTTTCAACAGGATCTGCCCCATTTCCAGAAACACGGCATCGCCTACTACGCCGCCTCGGCACTGCACATGGCGCTGCTGGGCAACCGGTTCGAGGCCTACGTGGCCGAGCCGCCCAACACAGCGTGGATCACCACCGACGACGTTGCTACGGCCCAAGCCGTAAACGCCATCGCGCAGCAACACAACCTTCCGCTGGCATCGCTGGCGCAGCGTTACCTCTTCTCCATCAAAGAAGCCGACCGGATTGTGATGGGAGCCCGCACCATTTCGCAAATTGAAGCCACCATCCGCGACTGGCAGGCGGGCGTACTGCCCCGCGACCTTTTCGACGCGGTGACGGCCGCCATTGTACAGCAACGGTCTTAA